A genomic window from Methanovulcanius yangii includes:
- a CDS encoding ATP-grasp domain-containing protein, whose protein sequence is MLDVALLPKPFVIKPAVGFFSAGVHVVRTDEEWTDVLDAIKTGMEDIAAGYPPEVCDAGTFIIEEYIEGTELAVDAYFNAQGEPVVLNILAHLFSSVDDVDDRVYLTSRKIVAEQLAPVTHLLRRIQALMGITNFPLHIELRVNDDGKVVPIEVNPSALPGGARRTLRNMLGH, encoded by the coding sequence ATGCTTGATGTTGCGCTCCTCCCGAAACCGTTTGTCATCAAACCGGCGGTTGGCTTCTTCAGTGCGGGTGTGCATGTCGTCCGCACGGACGAGGAATGGACGGACGTCCTTGACGCCATAAAGACGGGTATGGAAGATATCGCTGCAGGCTATCCGCCGGAAGTCTGTGACGCCGGGACCTTCATCATCGAAGAGTATATCGAAGGAACGGAACTTGCGGTGGATGCGTATTTTAATGCGCAGGGTGAACCGGTGGTACTCAATATTCTTGCCCATCTCTTCTCCTCAGTTGATGATGTCGACGACCGGGTCTATCTGACCTCAAGGAAGATTGTTGCGGAGCAGCTTGCGCCGGTAACCCACCTTCTCCGGCGGATTCAGGCACTGATGGGAATCACAAATTTTCCCCTGCATATTGAATTGCGGGTGAATGATGACGGAAAGGTCGTTCCCATCGAGGTGAACCCCTCCGCTTTGCCGGGTGGTGCACGACGGACATTGCGGAATATGCTGGGGCATTAA
- a CDS encoding ferritin family protein, with the protein MYRELAELSTGPQQKQIFTNLANMESHHKARLEDIFTNMAFPEVW; encoded by the coding sequence ATGTACCGGGAACTGGCCGAGCTGAGTACCGGGCCGCAGCAGAAGCAGATCTTCACGAACCTGGCCAACATGGAGTCGCATCACAAGGCACGCCTGGAAGACATATTCACGAACATGGCATTCCCTGAAGTCTGGTAG
- a CDS encoding ferritin family protein encodes MKKEEYRSILSGAIEKEVESYTFYREIESCTNDETLKKIFGELADEERKHRETLEEFLTKPIKSLEFDEAQDYKISEPSNFRR; translated from the coding sequence TTGAAAAAAGAAGAGTACAGGAGCATATTATCCGGAGCAATTGAAAAAGAGGTGGAATCCTACACCTTCTACCGCGAGATCGAAAGCTGCACAAATGACGAGACCCTGAAGAAGATCTTTGGAGAACTCGCAGACGAAGAACGCAAACACAGGGAAACCCTTGAGGAATTCCTGACAAAACCGATCAAGTCCCTGGAGTTCGACGAGGCACAGGACTACAAGATATCCGAACCCTCGAACTTCCGACGATGA
- a CDS encoding MoaD/ThiS family protein has product METVIEDGDIIALFPPVAGG; this is encoded by the coding sequence ATGGAAACGGTGATCGAAGACGGTGATATCATTGCCCTCTTCCCCCCTGTGGCCGGTGGATGA
- a CDS encoding MoaD/ThiS family protein, producing the protein MAQQPISITVKTFATFREVADATIALDINGGTTVGMLLDLLTTRYAGLGDMVFTETGELKKYVNILKNGRNIHF; encoded by the coding sequence ATGGCACAACAGCCCATATCGATCACCGTCAAAACCTTCGCAACCTTTCGCGAGGTTGCGGATGCGACCATTGCCCTCGACATTAACGGAGGAACCACCGTCGGCATGCTGCTGGATCTGCTCACCACCAGGTACGCCGGGCTCGGGGACATGGTGTTCACGGAAACGGGAGAACTCAAAAAGTATGTCAATATCCTGAAAAATGGACGGAACATTCATTTTTAG
- a CDS encoding aldehyde ferredoxin oxidoreductase C-terminal domain-containing protein, producing MGERIWNLQKLFNLDRGIGMETDTLPPRLLAEPLQEGAPKGMVWKRDELLKEYYALRGWDEKGVPTTEKLKELAIH from the coding sequence GTGGGCGAGCGGATTTGGAACCTCCAGAAACTCTTCAATCTCGATCGCGGGATTGGAATGGAGACCGATACCCTCCCTCCGCGGCTTCTGGCAGAACCCCTCCAGGAGGGGGCCCCGAAAGGAATGGTCTGGAAGCGTGACGAACTCCTGAAGGAATATTACGCTCTCCGGGGATGGGATGAAAAAGGAGTCCCAACCACGGAAAAACTGAAGGAACTGGCAATACACTGA
- a CDS encoding aldehyde ferredoxin oxidoreductase C-terminal domain-containing protein, giving the protein MGSKNLKALAVRGEQEIAVADDDKLNLVKDRIRKKIEADGIAQALHDYGTAVLVNIINENYILPTNNFQSAHFEGAEKVSGETIKETIFKKPKGCYACIVQCGRIHDFEG; this is encoded by the coding sequence ATGGGATCGAAAAACCTCAAAGCCCTTGCAGTACGGGGCGAGCAGGAGATTGCAGTCGCCGACGACGACAAACTCAATCTTGTCAAGGACCGTATACGGAAAAAGATTGAGGCCGACGGCATCGCGCAGGCCCTCCATGACTACGGAACCGCTGTTCTGGTCAACATCATCAACGAGAACTACATTCTCCCGACAAATAATTTCCAGAGCGCCCATTTTGAGGGAGCGGAGAAAGTGTCGGGAGAGACCATCAAGGAGACGATATTCAAAAAACCGAAGGGGTGTTATGCATGTATCGTCCAGTGCGGACGAATACATGATTTCGAGGGATAA
- a CDS encoding D-alanine--D-alanine ligase family protein, with translation MCGYEAKWDPSSPYWNLRSVRAHLSEDVQRFLVASCLKLFGRLKCRDYARFDWRLDHNGTPRLLEVNPNPGWCWDGHLAKMAALAGVSYPEMLEKILKSAEHRILD, from the coding sequence ATCTGCGGCTACGAGGCAAAGTGGGACCCGTCCTCCCCGTACTGGAACCTCAGGTCCGTACGGGCTCATCTCTCCGAGGATGTGCAGCGGTTCCTCGTGGCAAGCTGCCTCAAGCTCTTCGGGAGGCTGAAATGCAGGGACTATGCACGGTTTGACTGGCGTCTCGATCACAACGGCACCCCCCGGCTCCTTGAAGTCAACCCGAATCCCGGGTGGTGCTGGGACGGTCATCTCGCAAAGATGGCGGCCCTCGCGGGGGTATCATATCCGGAAATGCTGGAAAAGATCCTTAAGAGTGCCGAACACAGAATCCTCGACTAA
- a CDS encoding DUF2238 domain-containing protein, whose translation MPPHCLVALWFDIGAWSIEDYAAPVPFTFRGYMTIFLQVMIIFIIIDSMMVGNYSYVFGGFIVLLLTMVPMIMEREVHITVPWWLTFLIVLSLYIHIGGQYFDWYTTLYPYYDKIAHFISGTTVALIGFTLVLLLDQYTENNFNRPVIIFLIVMLTVAVGGLWEIFEYTVDTFLGIEMQHGLDDTMLDMIFVLLGRSSLLPSAISI comes from the coding sequence GTGCCCCCACATTGCCTGGTCGCCCTCTGGTTTGATATCGGTGCATGGTCAATAGAAGACTATGCCGCACCTGTCCCGTTCACGTTTCGGGGATATATGACGATATTCCTTCAGGTGATGATCATCTTCATAATCATCGACAGTATGATGGTCGGGAACTACTCCTATGTCTTTGGCGGTTTTATTGTTCTTCTCCTCACCATGGTCCCGATGATCATGGAGCGGGAAGTACATATTACAGTCCCGTGGTGGCTGACATTTCTCATCGTTCTCTCCCTCTACATCCATATCGGCGGCCAGTATTTTGACTGGTATACCACACTATACCCGTATTACGACAAAATAGCGCATTTCATATCGGGAACGACCGTCGCGCTCATCGGATTTACTCTGGTGCTCCTCCTCGATCAATACACCGAGAACAACTTCAACCGTCCGGTCATCATCTTCCTGATTGTCATGCTGACGGTAGCAGTCGGCGGGCTCTGGGAGATCTTTGAATATACCGTCGACACATTCCTGGGAATAGAGATGCAGCACGGGCTTGACGATACCATGCTGGATATGATCTTCGTCCTCCTGGGGCGGTCATCGTTGCTGCCCTCGGCAATATCTATCTGA
- a CDS encoding PEP/pyruvate-binding domain-containing protein, translating into MEHTPAADSSGAQEQEPHHPVDFPTGKPRVHSSRCSILFPGDEGSAAIEEVGGKAFSLLELCRAGLPVPPGCVLTTAFFASWSASVMATEVWRSMAASGTPIAESGVKALQDHCTGLAFSPLQGEVLASALRRLGTDPGIWAVRSSSPAEDEQEASFAGIYRTEIGVTTNGLEDAIRRVFASSFEGRVLSYHRAHRRDPGPPAMAVIVQKLVPADISGIAFSANPVTNSREEIVINAGWGLGETIVTGRTSPDELVLTRQGSTIVDRKTGAKEIACFARPGGGVRECHGYHSERFCLDGYDPFVLRDLVLKAEEVFGDAVDVEWAGKDGNLMILQARPITTMVPLPEALRTGGGGEPVRMYLDLTLVEHGMQGALSPLGSSWMDGILGCTVESLTGNSCAGRDAICGIAQVTEGRMYLNISNLLWIMHPRMIDLLFGGLDTSSAAIIRDCDPAAWKNPVRPALLRGMTAASLWQSRDLLLHAGRGFLSPEAVSRECRRSEAEFLASLDELELQDLPFSEYCEKAGRLIVWWVKEKTGATLINSECARMTVRRMFAGAPDDIRALADRVDRALPNNRTTGMALSLSRLSLLAGGEIDDDVTMLAERIRQGEMPEEFMKEWTDFMEEYGFRGPREIDPASPGYANDPLLALSQIRTYREADLRGQGPAERFENERRRREEACRLLRDYSRKKGRLQERLFVRMETLLDIFGGTREDHKYYLVMVTARVRRRALAAGEILASRNQIGHANEVFCLSIADIQAALDNPGVRMQPAVAANRTRFGRMNRVSRYPPVIDSSGRIIRPNTDGEDNGAEISGYGVSDGTARGPVRVLHHPTEKEVFPGDILVISASDPGWTPLFLTAGGVILEVGGSSSTGRSSLGSMAFPASWGSPGRLSGLKTASGWRWTEETGSYTGFHRRTSPAPNNRRAGWDRHLSIASHFVVLTSYIPKSYILACRLSGNEVERIVAEKTGPPGLAADMARRMFSGDADPFVRWWYIQGYFEGEDFGRRDFTICFFSLRLADDAGPSGEAIRSPGAMYLCSVVDAATGVHHREVRVDASLHNWYLRQLDTFPDRLGVSRYVSDTIRREIEEHGLYPPINCPPTTMETEKTPFSVTWDDARITFLDEEIIITFHDPTHGEMMSCALIPQVPFTDLSSIAPSGAIGMEYVTCPRLKLNGVAGGAPVSGEAWCDYQSGGTEWFLTEQEETGCIETDGRPCYHPLGWDWCGIQLDDGRCLMLMHRRNLRSKETVSTFCILFSEDGTAEWHPRITARPIRTWESPRTHIHYPVKWEFAIPAIDAILHFSPATDQQEIEIIGMDGGLWEGSGSVTGKIGEEGVSGRGQLELCGYGFIADVADFVGRFEGKINERLEQLFPREIDEAWCASLFGETQPILDYTPFTETISRPVWDLLSRGGKHWRPIFGILIADAVGVRSTEETEKLFVMTELLHSAALIIDDIEDESLLRRGDTTIHQRYGTDIAINAASTLYFFPQSIVSSCPDLTPDQKHDVLRLMTNTSLRAHLGQGQDIYWSRNLSPAALTTWREGHLDEQILQMYAYKTASATEGVAELACILQDVTPETRAACLRFGRTMGIGFQIIDDVLNFSGDEKWGKVAGEDLRNGKPTYVILRALDLLDRDRSDRLTAILCTPELRMQDVVLQEGIDLVRASGALEDCSGEAIRHIEAEWAAFSRRIPPSPGKLMLRVICANLVNMAYEV; encoded by the coding sequence ATGGAGCACACGCCTGCGGCGGATTCGTCCGGAGCGCAGGAACAGGAACCCCATCACCCCGTAGACTTCCCGACGGGAAAACCACGGGTACATTCGTCCAGATGCTCGATTCTGTTTCCGGGTGACGAGGGGTCGGCCGCCATCGAAGAGGTTGGTGGAAAGGCATTCTCCCTCCTGGAGCTGTGCAGGGCAGGGCTTCCCGTCCCCCCGGGGTGTGTTCTCACCACCGCGTTCTTTGCGTCATGGTCCGCATCGGTGATGGCAACGGAGGTCTGGCGCTCCATGGCGGCATCCGGCACCCCGATCGCGGAATCCGGTGTGAAGGCACTGCAGGATCACTGCACAGGCCTTGCGTTTTCTCCACTTCAGGGAGAGGTGCTGGCGTCTGCACTCCGGCGCCTTGGCACCGATCCCGGCATCTGGGCGGTACGATCGTCGTCACCCGCGGAGGACGAGCAGGAGGCATCGTTTGCGGGCATCTACCGGACCGAGATCGGGGTGACGACGAACGGGCTCGAGGATGCGATTCGCAGGGTCTTTGCCTCTTCATTTGAGGGCCGGGTCCTCTCCTACCACAGGGCCCACCGACGCGACCCGGGCCCTCCGGCAATGGCGGTCATCGTCCAGAAACTGGTTCCCGCCGATATCTCCGGCATCGCGTTCTCCGCAAACCCGGTCACCAACAGCAGGGAGGAGATCGTTATCAATGCCGGATGGGGACTGGGGGAGACAATCGTTACCGGCCGGACATCACCCGATGAACTAGTGCTCACCCGGCAGGGGTCAACGATCGTCGACCGGAAGACCGGGGCGAAGGAGATCGCCTGCTTCGCCCGTCCCGGCGGCGGAGTGAGGGAATGTCACGGTTACCACAGCGAACGGTTCTGCCTGGATGGATACGACCCCTTCGTTCTGCGTGACCTCGTCCTGAAGGCGGAAGAGGTATTCGGTGATGCCGTCGATGTCGAATGGGCAGGAAAGGACGGCAATTTGATGATCCTCCAAGCCCGCCCCATCACCACCATGGTGCCGCTGCCGGAAGCCCTGAGGACCGGCGGCGGAGGGGAGCCGGTACGGATGTACCTTGACCTGACACTCGTCGAACACGGGATGCAGGGCGCCCTCTCGCCGCTCGGGTCTTCATGGATGGACGGGATTCTGGGTTGTACGGTAGAGTCGCTCACCGGCAACTCCTGTGCGGGCCGGGATGCAATCTGCGGCATTGCCCAGGTGACGGAGGGACGGATGTACCTTAACATCTCCAATCTCCTGTGGATCATGCATCCACGCATGATCGACCTTCTGTTTGGGGGACTGGACACCTCCTCCGCAGCGATCATACGGGACTGCGACCCCGCAGCATGGAAAAATCCCGTCCGTCCGGCTCTTCTCCGGGGCATGACGGCGGCCTCCCTCTGGCAGTCCCGCGACCTCCTTCTCCATGCGGGACGGGGATTTCTCTCCCCTGAGGCGGTATCCCGTGAGTGCAGGAGATCGGAGGCTGAGTTCCTTGCGTCACTCGATGAACTCGAGTTGCAGGATCTCCCGTTCAGTGAGTACTGTGAGAAGGCCGGGCGGCTGATCGTCTGGTGGGTGAAGGAGAAGACCGGTGCAACCCTGATCAACTCCGAGTGCGCCCGCATGACGGTCCGCAGGATGTTTGCCGGAGCACCCGATGACATCCGGGCGCTTGCCGACAGGGTTGACCGTGCCCTCCCGAATAACCGGACGACAGGGATGGCGCTCTCCCTGTCACGCCTCTCCCTTCTTGCAGGGGGCGAAATCGACGACGACGTCACCATGCTTGCGGAGCGGATTCGTCAGGGAGAGATGCCCGAGGAGTTCATGAAGGAATGGACGGACTTCATGGAAGAATACGGGTTCCGGGGACCGCGGGAGATCGATCCTGCATCACCGGGGTACGCCAACGACCCGCTCCTTGCCCTTTCCCAGATACGAACCTACAGAGAGGCAGATCTCAGGGGGCAGGGACCCGCGGAGCGGTTTGAGAACGAGCGCCGCCGCCGTGAGGAGGCGTGCCGCCTCCTGCGTGACTACAGCAGGAAAAAAGGCAGGCTGCAGGAACGTCTCTTCGTTCGGATGGAGACCCTGCTCGACATCTTCGGGGGCACCCGTGAAGATCATAAATATTACCTCGTCATGGTCACCGCAAGGGTGCGCAGGCGTGCCCTTGCCGCGGGAGAGATTCTCGCATCCAGGAACCAGATCGGGCATGCAAATGAGGTCTTCTGCCTCTCCATTGCAGATATCCAGGCCGCACTCGACAATCCCGGGGTCCGGATGCAGCCCGCCGTTGCCGCAAACCGGACACGCTTCGGCAGGATGAACCGGGTCAGCCGGTACCCACCGGTCATCGACTCCTCGGGGCGGATCATCCGCCCCAACACGGATGGGGAGGATAACGGGGCAGAGATTTCCGGATACGGCGTCTCCGACGGAACCGCCCGCGGTCCGGTCAGGGTGCTTCACCATCCGACTGAAAAAGAGGTTTTTCCGGGGGATATTCTCGTCATCAGCGCCTCGGACCCGGGGTGGACACCCCTCTTCCTGACAGCCGGCGGGGTCATCCTTGAGGTGGGGGGCTCCTCCAGCACGGGTCGATCATCGCTCGGGAGTATGGCATTCCCTGCATCGTGGGGGTCACCCGGGCGACTGAGCGGTTTGAAGACGGCCAGTGGGTGGAGATGGACGGAGGAAACGGGATCATACACAGGATTTCACCGGAGGACATCCCCTGCACCGAATAACCGACGGGCAGGATGGGACCGACACCTCTCTATTGCATCCCATTTCGTTGTTTTGACATCGTACATTCCGAAATCTTATATTTTGGCATGCCGACTTTCAGGGAATGAGGTGGAAAGAATAGTTGCGGAGAAGACCGGACCACCCGGTCTTGCCGCCGATATGGCCCGCCGGATGTTCTCCGGGGATGCCGACCCCTTTGTCCGATGGTGGTATATACAGGGTTATTTTGAGGGGGAAGATTTTGGCCGGCGGGATTTTACCATCTGTTTCTTTTCACTCCGGCTTGCGGATGATGCCGGTCCGTCGGGTGAGGCAATACGGAGCCCTGGTGCGATGTATCTCTGCTCTGTTGTCGATGCGGCAACGGGCGTTCACCACCGGGAAGTGCGGGTGGATGCGTCGCTGCACAACTGGTACCTCAGGCAGCTCGACACGTTCCCGGACAGACTCGGCGTGAGCAGGTACGTCAGTGACACCATCAGGAGGGAGATTGAGGAGCACGGCCTCTATCCCCCCATTAACTGCCCGCCGACGACGATGGAGACCGAGAAGACCCCTTTCTCGGTGACTTGGGACGACGCCCGAATCACGTTTCTTGACGAGGAGATCATCATCACCTTCCATGACCCGACCCACGGGGAGATGATGTCATGCGCCCTCATTCCCCAGGTCCCGTTTACTGACCTTTCATCCATCGCGCCGTCGGGTGCCATCGGCATGGAATATGTCACCTGCCCGCGCCTGAAGCTCAATGGTGTCGCAGGAGGGGCGCCGGTCTCCGGGGAGGCATGGTGCGATTACCAGTCCGGCGGGACTGAATGGTTCCTCACAGAGCAGGAGGAGACCGGATGTATCGAAACGGACGGCCGACCCTGTTACCATCCTCTCGGCTGGGACTGGTGCGGCATACAGCTGGATGACGGGCGCTGCCTGATGCTCATGCACCGGCGAAACCTCCGGTCAAAGGAGACGGTCTCAACATTTTGCATCCTCTTTTCTGAGGACGGCACTGCAGAATGGCACCCCCGGATAACGGCACGCCCCATTCGTACGTGGGAGAGCCCGCGGACTCACATTCACTACCCGGTGAAATGGGAGTTTGCGATACCCGCTATCGATGCGATATTGCATTTCTCTCCCGCAACGGATCAGCAGGAGATCGAGATCATCGGGATGGACGGCGGTCTCTGGGAAGGGTCGGGGAGTGTCACGGGGAAGATAGGAGAAGAAGGCGTATCCGGACGCGGCCAGCTGGAACTCTGCGGCTATGGATTCATTGCGGACGTAGCGGACTTTGTCGGACGATTTGAAGGGAAGATCAACGAACGGCTCGAACAGCTCTTCCCCCGCGAGATCGATGAAGCATGGTGCGCCTCTCTCTTCGGTGAGACACAACCCATCCTTGATTACACTCCCTTTACCGAGACCATCTCGCGACCGGTCTGGGACCTCCTCTCACGGGGCGGAAAGCACTGGCGGCCGATCTTCGGCATTCTCATAGCCGATGCGGTAGGCGTCAGGTCCACCGAAGAGACGGAGAAACTCTTCGTGATGACCGAACTCCTTCATTCGGCGGCTCTCATCATCGATGATATCGAGGACGAGTCGCTGCTCCGGCGGGGTGACACCACCATTCACCAGAGATATGGAACGGATATTGCCATCAACGCGGCAAGCACCCTCTACTTCTTTCCTCAAAGCATCGTATCGTCCTGCCCGGACCTTACCCCCGACCAGAAGCACGACGTGCTCAGGCTGATGACCAATACCTCTTTGCGGGCGCACCTCGGCCAGGGGCAGGACATCTACTGGTCAAGGAATCTCTCCCCCGCCGCTCTGACGACGTGGCGGGAGGGGCACCTCGACGAGCAGATCCTCCAGATGTACGCCTACAAGACGGCATCGGCGACGGAAGGGGTCGCGGAGCTTGCCTGCATCCTGCAGGACGTGACACCGGAGACGAGAGCGGCCTGCCTCCGGTTCGGCAGGACCATGGGAATCGGTTTTCAGATCATCGATGATGTGCTGAACTTCTCCGGCGACGAAAAATGGGGAAAGGTGGCTGGCGAGGATCTCAGAAACGGCAAACCGACCTATGTCATCCTCCGGGCCCTCGATCTGCTGGACCGGGATCGCTCCGACCGGTTGACCGCCATCCTCTGCACACCCGAACTCCGGATGCAGGATGTCGTCCTCCAGGAAGGTATCGATCTTGTACGGGCATCGGGAGCCCTGGAAGACTGTTCCGGCGAGGCTATACGACATATCGAAGCGGAGTGGGCGGCATTCTCCCGCCGGATTCCCCCCTCGCCGGGAAAGCTCATGCTCCGCGTAATTTGTGCAAATCTCGTCAATATGGCCTATGAGGTGTGA
- a CDS encoding nitroreductase family protein gives MSVIAVSRDDCTKCGVCVNVCPAFIISMEKGDYPLVTEDKEKRCMRCGHCEVFCPFDALKVDFKGDYPANFNPRALDIKPDQFGKFMQSRRSIRQFRKKPVDPRVLDDVMETVRFAPTAANRQKVHYIVIMDTEKVRRISALAIEWMQKVMSEQPDHPYADIFNGMIEAYDQGIDLVCRNAPHIIFAAVPTNNPFAVTDAAIALTWFELVAKAYGVGSCWLGTLKLAAEEYLPIQEELHIPKGYLPNYALIFGLPKLRSKGVPKRDPLSVEYI, from the coding sequence ATGAGTGTCATTGCCGTAAGCAGGGATGACTGCACGAAATGCGGAGTCTGTGTCAATGTCTGCCCTGCCTTCATTATCTCGATGGAGAAGGGCGACTATCCTCTGGTGACCGAAGACAAGGAGAAACGCTGCATGAGATGTGGTCATTGCGAGGTTTTCTGTCCTTTTGACGCACTGAAAGTAGATTTCAAAGGAGACTATCCGGCAAACTTCAATCCCCGGGCCCTGGACATCAAACCGGACCAGTTCGGCAAGTTCATGCAGTCCCGCCGGTCCATCCGGCAATTCCGCAAAAAGCCGGTGGACCCCCGCGTCCTTGACGATGTGATGGAGACCGTGCGGTTTGCACCGACCGCTGCAAACCGGCAGAAGGTCCACTACATTGTCATCATGGACACCGAAAAGGTCCGGAGGATATCCGCCCTTGCCATCGAGTGGATGCAAAAAGTGATGAGCGAACAGCCTGATCACCCGTATGCCGACATCTTCAACGGAATGATAGAGGCCTATGATCAGGGAATCGACCTCGTCTGCCGGAATGCTCCGCATATCATCTTCGCGGCAGTACCCACCAACAACCCATTTGCCGTCACGGACGCTGCCATCGCCCTCACCTGGTTCGAACTCGTGGCCAAGGCCTACGGGGTCGGGTCATGCTGGCTGGGGACTCTCAAGCTGGCAGCGGAGGAATACCTCCCGATCCAGGAGGAACTGCATATTCCAAAAGGCTATCTCCCGAATTACGCACTGATATTTGGTTTACCCAAGCTCCGGAGCAAAGGAGTGCCGAAGAGAGATCCCCTGAGTGTCGAATACATCTGA
- a CDS encoding 4Fe-4S binding protein — MDEDLRESIRQRCRTMDIPLVGIAGVKRWEHPPFTPWMPEAFYPQSIFPEARSVIVIGLPVDLPVLETAPSIYYHELYTTVNTLLDQYTYRLASYLNGEGYPSVFVPRDGYGSIDVLLENPVAFFSHRHAAYMAGLGTFGVNNMLLTPEYGPRVRFGSVLTTAELPEDPVMEEELCTRCMECVLRCPAGALEEGEYPAVLTDKKACAENSERLHRKRIAPCGICLKVCPVGRDRVHFRREDIGMYADKEHFPAHHRAWKHVRSYGGKK; from the coding sequence ATGGATGAAGATCTCAGGGAGTCGATTCGTCAACGGTGCCGTACAATGGACATCCCGCTCGTGGGAATCGCCGGTGTGAAGCGGTGGGAGCATCCGCCCTTTACCCCATGGATGCCGGAGGCATTCTATCCGCAGTCCATCTTTCCTGAGGCCAGGTCGGTGATCGTAATCGGCCTTCCGGTCGACCTTCCTGTCCTTGAGACTGCACCCTCCATCTATTATCACGAGCTCTACACCACTGTCAATACCCTCCTGGACCAGTATACCTATCGGCTCGCCTCGTACCTGAATGGAGAGGGGTATCCGTCGGTCTTCGTCCCCCGCGACGGCTACGGGAGCATCGATGTCCTGCTCGAAAACCCCGTTGCCTTCTTTTCTCACCGGCATGCCGCGTACATGGCCGGTCTGGGAACGTTCGGCGTAAATAACATGCTTCTGACCCCGGAATACGGGCCACGGGTCAGGTTCGGTTCGGTACTTACAACCGCCGAACTGCCCGAGGACCCGGTCATGGAAGAGGAACTCTGTACCAGATGTATGGAGTGCGTGCTTCGCTGTCCCGCGGGCGCACTGGAGGAAGGTGAATATCCCGCCGTCCTGACTGACAAGAAGGCATGCGCAGAGAACAGTGAACGCCTCCACCGCAAGCGCATCGCCCCCTGCGGTATCTGCCTGAAAGTCTGTCCTGTTGGCCGGGATCGGGTGCATTTCCGTCGTGAGGATATCGGCATGTACGCGGATAAGGAGCATTTCCCTGCCCATCACCGTGCCTGGAAGCATGTCCGGTCATACGGGGGGAAAAAGTGA
- a CDS encoding tRNA wybutosine-synthesizing 3 family protein: protein METFTPPRPMITFAGFDTGREKALEDLTSVIRNGEIDPPLLPLIRAFSRVPSCYTLQSCYGHFVHAGTQDIHTIRRLQPGATQVRRVTYRIAYVAFCIENSRRGHLLCEDLRVIARNDPEYIQFGSADWFWDQTPNTYAIQVSPSRYQTQDSCLLTLDEALVVQDVRDRLFTELMRLVKEHTPAGR from the coding sequence ATGGAGACGTTCACCCCTCCCCGCCCCATGATCACCTTCGCAGGATTCGACACGGGCCGCGAGAAGGCTCTGGAGGATCTCACATCAGTCATCAGGAACGGGGAGATCGACCCTCCGCTGCTGCCCCTCATACGGGCCTTCTCACGGGTGCCCTCCTGCTACACACTCCAGAGCTGCTACGGCCATTTTGTCCATGCAGGAACGCAGGACATCCACACTATCAGACGGCTGCAACCCGGCGCAACCCAGGTCAGAAGGGTAACCTACCGTATCGCCTACGTGGCATTCTGCATCGAAAACAGCCGCCGGGGCCATCTTCTCTGCGAGGATCTCCGTGTGATCGCAAGGAACGACCCGGAGTATATCCAGTTCGGGAGTGCCGACTGGTTCTGGGATCAGACTCCCAACACCTATGCCATTCAGGTTTCCCCGTCACGCTATCAGACACAGGATAGCTGTCTTTTGACCCTGGACGAGGCACTCGTCGTTCAGGATGTGAGGGACCGGTTATTCACGGAGCTGATGCGGCTCGTGAAGGAGCATACGCCGGCGGGCAGGTAG